One region of Citrus sinensis cultivar Valencia sweet orange chromosome 6, DVS_A1.0, whole genome shotgun sequence genomic DNA includes:
- the LOC102626111 gene encoding probable galacturonosyltransferase 7 isoform X4, which produces MKGGGGGGGGGAVLVTTGKRRWRSLVIGVLFLVILSMLVPLAFLLGLHNGFHSPNPNPNGYVPVHKTSIVSDLKIYDKYENSETFNYAENYRSTHINDLVKKLAPNISKNSKIAGTVADSGRGGVDENENCELKFGSYCLWRREHREEMKDTMVKKLKDQLFVARAYYPSIAKLPSQDKLTRALRQNIQEVERVLSESATDVDLPPGIEKKIQRMEAAITKAKSVPVDCSNVDKKFRQILDMTNDEANFHMKQSAFLYQLAVQTMPKSLHCLSMRLTVEYFKSPSVVMELSQADRFSDPSLHHYVIFSTNVLASSVLINSTVLCARENKNQVFHVLTDGQNYFAMKLWFFRNTFKEATVQVLNIEQLNLESHDKAILIHMFLPVEYRVSLLSVDGPSIHSKMQYISVFSHLHYLLPEIFQSLTKVVVLDDDVVVQKDLSALWDINMGGKVNGAVQSCSVSLGQLKSYLGENSYDKNSCAWMSGLNIVDLARWRELDLTKTYQRLVREVSMGEESKEAVALRGSLLTFQDLVYALDGVWALSGLGHDYGLNIEAIKKAAVLHYNGNMKPWLELGIPRYKKFWKKFLNQEDQLLSECNVHP; this is translated from the exons ATGAAAGGTGGTGGTGGCGGCGGCGGTGGAGGCGCAGTTTTGGTTACTACGGGGAAGAGGCGATGGAGAAGCCTAGTGATTGGAGTACTCTTTCTCGTTATCCTTTCCATGCTTGTCCCTCTCGCTTTCTTGCTTGGCCTTCACAATGGCTTTCACTCTCCCAATCCCAATCCCAACG GATATGTACCTGTGCATAAAACTTCAATTGTA AGCgatcttaaaatttatgataagTACGAGAACAgcgagaccttcaattatgcTGAG AATTATCGATCTACTCATATAAATGACCTTGTCAAAAAATTAGCTCCAAATATTTCAAAG AATTCTAAAATTGCTGGTACTGTCGCTGATTCTGGACGAGGTGGtgttgatgaaaatgaaaactgTGAATTGAAATTTGGGAGCTACTGCCTTTGGCGTAGAGAACATAGGGAAGAAATGAAGGACACTATggtaaagaaattgaaagaccAGCTTTTTGTGGCTCGAGCTTACTACCCAAGTATTGCAAAACTTCCATCACAGGATAAGTTAACTCGTGCACTGAGACAAAATATTCAAGAGGTGGAGCGTGTTCTTAGTGAAAGTGCCACAGATGTGGATCTTCCTCCAGG GATTGAAAAGAAGATTCAGAGGATGGAAGCTGCAATAACCAAAGCTAAATCAGTCCCTGTGGATTGTAGTAATGTCGACAAGAAATTCAGGCAAATTCTTGACATGACCAATGATGAAGCTAACTTCCACATGAAGCAGAGTGCATTCCTCTACCAACTTGCAGTCCAGACCATGCCAAAAAGTCTTCACTGCTTGTCTATGAGGTTAACTGTGGAATATTTCAAATCTCCTTCAGTGGTCATGGAGCTTTCTCAGGCTGATAGATTTTCAGATCCCTCCTTGCATCACTATGTTATATTCTCCACTAATGTACTTGCATCATCGGTTTTAATCAACTCAACTGTCTTATGTGCAAGA GAAAATAAGAATCAGGTTTTTCATGTGCTGACTGATGGACAGAATTACTTTGCAATGAAACTGTGGTTCTTCAGAAACACTTTTAAGGAAGCCACAGTGCAAGTGTTGAATATTGAACAACTTAACTTAGAGTCTCATGATAAAGCAATTCTTATTCATATGTTCTTGCCTGTGGAGTATCGAGTTTCCTTACTCAGTGTTGATGGTCCATCAATCCATAGTAAAATGCAGTATATATCAGTTTTCTCTCATTTGCACTATCTTCTTCCTGAGATATTTCAGAGTTTAACAAAGGTTGTAGTTCTGGATGATGATGTTGTTGTTCAGAAAGACTTGTCAGCACTATGGGACATCAACATGGGAGGTAAAGTAAATGGTGCGGTGCAATCCTGCTCAGTAAGTTTAGGTCAGCTGAAGAGTTATTTGGGTGAAAACagttatgataaaaattcttgTGCTTGGATGTCTGGATTGAATATAGTTGATCTGGCCAGATGGAGAGAGCTAGATCTTACTAAAACCTACCAGAGGTTGGTAAGAGAG GTCAGCATGGGAGAGGAATCAAAGGAAGCTGTTGCTTTGCGTGGAAGTTTGCTCACCTTTCAGGACCTTGTTTATGCTCTTGATGGGGTGTGGGCATTGTCAGGACTCGGTCATGATTATGGGCTTAATATCGAAGCCATTAAGAAAGCTGCAGTTTTGCACTATAATGGAAACATGAAACCTTGGCTGGAGCTGGGAATTccaagatataaaaaattctgGAAGAAGTTTTTGAACCAAGAAGATCAGCTATTGAGTGAGTGCAATGTACATCCTTGA
- the LOC102626111 gene encoding probable galacturonosyltransferase 7 isoform X1 — translation MKGGGGGGGGGAVLVTTGKRRWRSLVIGVLFLVILSMLVPLAFLLGLHNGFHSPNPNPNGYVPVHKTSIVSDLKIYDKYENSETFNYAENYRSTHINDLVKKLAPNISKDVRSNFPDGAKTETSDMSATDTSHHSKVTPVSPPAVPQSLPNTSNSKIAGTVADSGRGGVDENENCELKFGSYCLWRREHREEMKDTMVKKLKDQLFVARAYYPSIAKLPSQDKLTRALRQNIQEVERVLSESATDVDLPPGIEKKIQRMEAAITKAKSVPVDCSNVDKKFRQILDMTNDEANFHMKQSAFLYQLAVQTMPKSLHCLSMRLTVEYFKSPSVVMELSQADRFSDPSLHHYVIFSTNVLASSVLINSTVLCARENKNQVFHVLTDGQNYFAMKLWFFRNTFKEATVQVLNIEQLNLESHDKAILIHMFLPVEYRVSLLSVDGPSIHSKMQYISVFSHLHYLLPEIFQSLTKVVVLDDDVVVQKDLSALWDINMGGKVNGAVQSCSVSLGQLKSYLGENSYDKNSCAWMSGLNIVDLARWRELDLTKTYQRLVREVSMGEESKEAVALRGSLLTFQDLVYALDGVWALSGLGHDYGLNIEAIKKAAVLHYNGNMKPWLELGIPRYKKFWKKFLNQEDQLLSECNVHP, via the exons ATGAAAGGTGGTGGTGGCGGCGGCGGTGGAGGCGCAGTTTTGGTTACTACGGGGAAGAGGCGATGGAGAAGCCTAGTGATTGGAGTACTCTTTCTCGTTATCCTTTCCATGCTTGTCCCTCTCGCTTTCTTGCTTGGCCTTCACAATGGCTTTCACTCTCCCAATCCCAATCCCAACG GATATGTACCTGTGCATAAAACTTCAATTGTA AGCgatcttaaaatttatgataagTACGAGAACAgcgagaccttcaattatgcTGAG AATTATCGATCTACTCATATAAATGACCTTGTCAAAAAATTAGCTCCAAATATTTCAAAG GATGTTCGCAGCAATTTCCCCGATGGAGCTAAAACTGAAACATCTGATATGAGTGCCACTGACACTAGTCATCACAGCAAAG TTACACCAGTTTCGCCTCCTGCTGTGCCACAATCACTTCCAAATACAAGt AATTCTAAAATTGCTGGTACTGTCGCTGATTCTGGACGAGGTGGtgttgatgaaaatgaaaactgTGAATTGAAATTTGGGAGCTACTGCCTTTGGCGTAGAGAACATAGGGAAGAAATGAAGGACACTATggtaaagaaattgaaagaccAGCTTTTTGTGGCTCGAGCTTACTACCCAAGTATTGCAAAACTTCCATCACAGGATAAGTTAACTCGTGCACTGAGACAAAATATTCAAGAGGTGGAGCGTGTTCTTAGTGAAAGTGCCACAGATGTGGATCTTCCTCCAGG GATTGAAAAGAAGATTCAGAGGATGGAAGCTGCAATAACCAAAGCTAAATCAGTCCCTGTGGATTGTAGTAATGTCGACAAGAAATTCAGGCAAATTCTTGACATGACCAATGATGAAGCTAACTTCCACATGAAGCAGAGTGCATTCCTCTACCAACTTGCAGTCCAGACCATGCCAAAAAGTCTTCACTGCTTGTCTATGAGGTTAACTGTGGAATATTTCAAATCTCCTTCAGTGGTCATGGAGCTTTCTCAGGCTGATAGATTTTCAGATCCCTCCTTGCATCACTATGTTATATTCTCCACTAATGTACTTGCATCATCGGTTTTAATCAACTCAACTGTCTTATGTGCAAGA GAAAATAAGAATCAGGTTTTTCATGTGCTGACTGATGGACAGAATTACTTTGCAATGAAACTGTGGTTCTTCAGAAACACTTTTAAGGAAGCCACAGTGCAAGTGTTGAATATTGAACAACTTAACTTAGAGTCTCATGATAAAGCAATTCTTATTCATATGTTCTTGCCTGTGGAGTATCGAGTTTCCTTACTCAGTGTTGATGGTCCATCAATCCATAGTAAAATGCAGTATATATCAGTTTTCTCTCATTTGCACTATCTTCTTCCTGAGATATTTCAGAGTTTAACAAAGGTTGTAGTTCTGGATGATGATGTTGTTGTTCAGAAAGACTTGTCAGCACTATGGGACATCAACATGGGAGGTAAAGTAAATGGTGCGGTGCAATCCTGCTCAGTAAGTTTAGGTCAGCTGAAGAGTTATTTGGGTGAAAACagttatgataaaaattcttgTGCTTGGATGTCTGGATTGAATATAGTTGATCTGGCCAGATGGAGAGAGCTAGATCTTACTAAAACCTACCAGAGGTTGGTAAGAGAG GTCAGCATGGGAGAGGAATCAAAGGAAGCTGTTGCTTTGCGTGGAAGTTTGCTCACCTTTCAGGACCTTGTTTATGCTCTTGATGGGGTGTGGGCATTGTCAGGACTCGGTCATGATTATGGGCTTAATATCGAAGCCATTAAGAAAGCTGCAGTTTTGCACTATAATGGAAACATGAAACCTTGGCTGGAGCTGGGAATTccaagatataaaaaattctgGAAGAAGTTTTTGAACCAAGAAGATCAGCTATTGAGTGAGTGCAATGTACATCCTTGA
- the LOC102626111 gene encoding probable galacturonosyltransferase 7 isoform X3, producing MKGGGGGGGGGAVLVTTGKRRWRSLVIGVLFLVILSMLVPLAFLLGLHNGFHSPNPNPNGYVPVHKTSIVSDLKIYDKYENSETFNYAEDVRSNFPDGAKTETSDMSATDTSHHSKVTPVSPPAVPQSLPNTSNSKIAGTVADSGRGGVDENENCELKFGSYCLWRREHREEMKDTMVKKLKDQLFVARAYYPSIAKLPSQDKLTRALRQNIQEVERVLSESATDVDLPPGIEKKIQRMEAAITKAKSVPVDCSNVDKKFRQILDMTNDEANFHMKQSAFLYQLAVQTMPKSLHCLSMRLTVEYFKSPSVVMELSQADRFSDPSLHHYVIFSTNVLASSVLINSTVLCARENKNQVFHVLTDGQNYFAMKLWFFRNTFKEATVQVLNIEQLNLESHDKAILIHMFLPVEYRVSLLSVDGPSIHSKMQYISVFSHLHYLLPEIFQSLTKVVVLDDDVVVQKDLSALWDINMGGKVNGAVQSCSVSLGQLKSYLGENSYDKNSCAWMSGLNIVDLARWRELDLTKTYQRLVREVSMGEESKEAVALRGSLLTFQDLVYALDGVWALSGLGHDYGLNIEAIKKAAVLHYNGNMKPWLELGIPRYKKFWKKFLNQEDQLLSECNVHP from the exons ATGAAAGGTGGTGGTGGCGGCGGCGGTGGAGGCGCAGTTTTGGTTACTACGGGGAAGAGGCGATGGAGAAGCCTAGTGATTGGAGTACTCTTTCTCGTTATCCTTTCCATGCTTGTCCCTCTCGCTTTCTTGCTTGGCCTTCACAATGGCTTTCACTCTCCCAATCCCAATCCCAACG GATATGTACCTGTGCATAAAACTTCAATTGTA AGCgatcttaaaatttatgataagTACGAGAACAgcgagaccttcaattatgcTGAG GATGTTCGCAGCAATTTCCCCGATGGAGCTAAAACTGAAACATCTGATATGAGTGCCACTGACACTAGTCATCACAGCAAAG TTACACCAGTTTCGCCTCCTGCTGTGCCACAATCACTTCCAAATACAAGt AATTCTAAAATTGCTGGTACTGTCGCTGATTCTGGACGAGGTGGtgttgatgaaaatgaaaactgTGAATTGAAATTTGGGAGCTACTGCCTTTGGCGTAGAGAACATAGGGAAGAAATGAAGGACACTATggtaaagaaattgaaagaccAGCTTTTTGTGGCTCGAGCTTACTACCCAAGTATTGCAAAACTTCCATCACAGGATAAGTTAACTCGTGCACTGAGACAAAATATTCAAGAGGTGGAGCGTGTTCTTAGTGAAAGTGCCACAGATGTGGATCTTCCTCCAGG GATTGAAAAGAAGATTCAGAGGATGGAAGCTGCAATAACCAAAGCTAAATCAGTCCCTGTGGATTGTAGTAATGTCGACAAGAAATTCAGGCAAATTCTTGACATGACCAATGATGAAGCTAACTTCCACATGAAGCAGAGTGCATTCCTCTACCAACTTGCAGTCCAGACCATGCCAAAAAGTCTTCACTGCTTGTCTATGAGGTTAACTGTGGAATATTTCAAATCTCCTTCAGTGGTCATGGAGCTTTCTCAGGCTGATAGATTTTCAGATCCCTCCTTGCATCACTATGTTATATTCTCCACTAATGTACTTGCATCATCGGTTTTAATCAACTCAACTGTCTTATGTGCAAGA GAAAATAAGAATCAGGTTTTTCATGTGCTGACTGATGGACAGAATTACTTTGCAATGAAACTGTGGTTCTTCAGAAACACTTTTAAGGAAGCCACAGTGCAAGTGTTGAATATTGAACAACTTAACTTAGAGTCTCATGATAAAGCAATTCTTATTCATATGTTCTTGCCTGTGGAGTATCGAGTTTCCTTACTCAGTGTTGATGGTCCATCAATCCATAGTAAAATGCAGTATATATCAGTTTTCTCTCATTTGCACTATCTTCTTCCTGAGATATTTCAGAGTTTAACAAAGGTTGTAGTTCTGGATGATGATGTTGTTGTTCAGAAAGACTTGTCAGCACTATGGGACATCAACATGGGAGGTAAAGTAAATGGTGCGGTGCAATCCTGCTCAGTAAGTTTAGGTCAGCTGAAGAGTTATTTGGGTGAAAACagttatgataaaaattcttgTGCTTGGATGTCTGGATTGAATATAGTTGATCTGGCCAGATGGAGAGAGCTAGATCTTACTAAAACCTACCAGAGGTTGGTAAGAGAG GTCAGCATGGGAGAGGAATCAAAGGAAGCTGTTGCTTTGCGTGGAAGTTTGCTCACCTTTCAGGACCTTGTTTATGCTCTTGATGGGGTGTGGGCATTGTCAGGACTCGGTCATGATTATGGGCTTAATATCGAAGCCATTAAGAAAGCTGCAGTTTTGCACTATAATGGAAACATGAAACCTTGGCTGGAGCTGGGAATTccaagatataaaaaattctgGAAGAAGTTTTTGAACCAAGAAGATCAGCTATTGAGTGAGTGCAATGTACATCCTTGA
- the LOC102626111 gene encoding probable galacturonosyltransferase 7 isoform X2 yields MKGGGGGGGGGAVLVTTGKRRWRSLVIGVLFLVILSMLVPLAFLLGLHNGFHSPNPNPNGYVPVHKTSIVNYRSTHINDLVKKLAPNISKDVRSNFPDGAKTETSDMSATDTSHHSKVTPVSPPAVPQSLPNTSNSKIAGTVADSGRGGVDENENCELKFGSYCLWRREHREEMKDTMVKKLKDQLFVARAYYPSIAKLPSQDKLTRALRQNIQEVERVLSESATDVDLPPGIEKKIQRMEAAITKAKSVPVDCSNVDKKFRQILDMTNDEANFHMKQSAFLYQLAVQTMPKSLHCLSMRLTVEYFKSPSVVMELSQADRFSDPSLHHYVIFSTNVLASSVLINSTVLCARENKNQVFHVLTDGQNYFAMKLWFFRNTFKEATVQVLNIEQLNLESHDKAILIHMFLPVEYRVSLLSVDGPSIHSKMQYISVFSHLHYLLPEIFQSLTKVVVLDDDVVVQKDLSALWDINMGGKVNGAVQSCSVSLGQLKSYLGENSYDKNSCAWMSGLNIVDLARWRELDLTKTYQRLVREVSMGEESKEAVALRGSLLTFQDLVYALDGVWALSGLGHDYGLNIEAIKKAAVLHYNGNMKPWLELGIPRYKKFWKKFLNQEDQLLSECNVHP; encoded by the exons ATGAAAGGTGGTGGTGGCGGCGGCGGTGGAGGCGCAGTTTTGGTTACTACGGGGAAGAGGCGATGGAGAAGCCTAGTGATTGGAGTACTCTTTCTCGTTATCCTTTCCATGCTTGTCCCTCTCGCTTTCTTGCTTGGCCTTCACAATGGCTTTCACTCTCCCAATCCCAATCCCAACG GATATGTACCTGTGCATAAAACTTCAATTGTA AATTATCGATCTACTCATATAAATGACCTTGTCAAAAAATTAGCTCCAAATATTTCAAAG GATGTTCGCAGCAATTTCCCCGATGGAGCTAAAACTGAAACATCTGATATGAGTGCCACTGACACTAGTCATCACAGCAAAG TTACACCAGTTTCGCCTCCTGCTGTGCCACAATCACTTCCAAATACAAGt AATTCTAAAATTGCTGGTACTGTCGCTGATTCTGGACGAGGTGGtgttgatgaaaatgaaaactgTGAATTGAAATTTGGGAGCTACTGCCTTTGGCGTAGAGAACATAGGGAAGAAATGAAGGACACTATggtaaagaaattgaaagaccAGCTTTTTGTGGCTCGAGCTTACTACCCAAGTATTGCAAAACTTCCATCACAGGATAAGTTAACTCGTGCACTGAGACAAAATATTCAAGAGGTGGAGCGTGTTCTTAGTGAAAGTGCCACAGATGTGGATCTTCCTCCAGG GATTGAAAAGAAGATTCAGAGGATGGAAGCTGCAATAACCAAAGCTAAATCAGTCCCTGTGGATTGTAGTAATGTCGACAAGAAATTCAGGCAAATTCTTGACATGACCAATGATGAAGCTAACTTCCACATGAAGCAGAGTGCATTCCTCTACCAACTTGCAGTCCAGACCATGCCAAAAAGTCTTCACTGCTTGTCTATGAGGTTAACTGTGGAATATTTCAAATCTCCTTCAGTGGTCATGGAGCTTTCTCAGGCTGATAGATTTTCAGATCCCTCCTTGCATCACTATGTTATATTCTCCACTAATGTACTTGCATCATCGGTTTTAATCAACTCAACTGTCTTATGTGCAAGA GAAAATAAGAATCAGGTTTTTCATGTGCTGACTGATGGACAGAATTACTTTGCAATGAAACTGTGGTTCTTCAGAAACACTTTTAAGGAAGCCACAGTGCAAGTGTTGAATATTGAACAACTTAACTTAGAGTCTCATGATAAAGCAATTCTTATTCATATGTTCTTGCCTGTGGAGTATCGAGTTTCCTTACTCAGTGTTGATGGTCCATCAATCCATAGTAAAATGCAGTATATATCAGTTTTCTCTCATTTGCACTATCTTCTTCCTGAGATATTTCAGAGTTTAACAAAGGTTGTAGTTCTGGATGATGATGTTGTTGTTCAGAAAGACTTGTCAGCACTATGGGACATCAACATGGGAGGTAAAGTAAATGGTGCGGTGCAATCCTGCTCAGTAAGTTTAGGTCAGCTGAAGAGTTATTTGGGTGAAAACagttatgataaaaattcttgTGCTTGGATGTCTGGATTGAATATAGTTGATCTGGCCAGATGGAGAGAGCTAGATCTTACTAAAACCTACCAGAGGTTGGTAAGAGAG GTCAGCATGGGAGAGGAATCAAAGGAAGCTGTTGCTTTGCGTGGAAGTTTGCTCACCTTTCAGGACCTTGTTTATGCTCTTGATGGGGTGTGGGCATTGTCAGGACTCGGTCATGATTATGGGCTTAATATCGAAGCCATTAAGAAAGCTGCAGTTTTGCACTATAATGGAAACATGAAACCTTGGCTGGAGCTGGGAATTccaagatataaaaaattctgGAAGAAGTTTTTGAACCAAGAAGATCAGCTATTGAGTGAGTGCAATGTACATCCTTGA
- the LOC102626111 gene encoding probable galacturonosyltransferase 7 isoform X5 — MKGGGGGGGGGAVLVTTGKRRWRSLVIGVLFLVILSMLVPLAFLLGLHNGFHSPNPNPNGYVPVHKTSIVNYRSTHINDLVKKLAPNISKNSKIAGTVADSGRGGVDENENCELKFGSYCLWRREHREEMKDTMVKKLKDQLFVARAYYPSIAKLPSQDKLTRALRQNIQEVERVLSESATDVDLPPGIEKKIQRMEAAITKAKSVPVDCSNVDKKFRQILDMTNDEANFHMKQSAFLYQLAVQTMPKSLHCLSMRLTVEYFKSPSVVMELSQADRFSDPSLHHYVIFSTNVLASSVLINSTVLCARENKNQVFHVLTDGQNYFAMKLWFFRNTFKEATVQVLNIEQLNLESHDKAILIHMFLPVEYRVSLLSVDGPSIHSKMQYISVFSHLHYLLPEIFQSLTKVVVLDDDVVVQKDLSALWDINMGGKVNGAVQSCSVSLGQLKSYLGENSYDKNSCAWMSGLNIVDLARWRELDLTKTYQRLVREVSMGEESKEAVALRGSLLTFQDLVYALDGVWALSGLGHDYGLNIEAIKKAAVLHYNGNMKPWLELGIPRYKKFWKKFLNQEDQLLSECNVHP; from the exons ATGAAAGGTGGTGGTGGCGGCGGCGGTGGAGGCGCAGTTTTGGTTACTACGGGGAAGAGGCGATGGAGAAGCCTAGTGATTGGAGTACTCTTTCTCGTTATCCTTTCCATGCTTGTCCCTCTCGCTTTCTTGCTTGGCCTTCACAATGGCTTTCACTCTCCCAATCCCAATCCCAACG GATATGTACCTGTGCATAAAACTTCAATTGTA AATTATCGATCTACTCATATAAATGACCTTGTCAAAAAATTAGCTCCAAATATTTCAAAG AATTCTAAAATTGCTGGTACTGTCGCTGATTCTGGACGAGGTGGtgttgatgaaaatgaaaactgTGAATTGAAATTTGGGAGCTACTGCCTTTGGCGTAGAGAACATAGGGAAGAAATGAAGGACACTATggtaaagaaattgaaagaccAGCTTTTTGTGGCTCGAGCTTACTACCCAAGTATTGCAAAACTTCCATCACAGGATAAGTTAACTCGTGCACTGAGACAAAATATTCAAGAGGTGGAGCGTGTTCTTAGTGAAAGTGCCACAGATGTGGATCTTCCTCCAGG GATTGAAAAGAAGATTCAGAGGATGGAAGCTGCAATAACCAAAGCTAAATCAGTCCCTGTGGATTGTAGTAATGTCGACAAGAAATTCAGGCAAATTCTTGACATGACCAATGATGAAGCTAACTTCCACATGAAGCAGAGTGCATTCCTCTACCAACTTGCAGTCCAGACCATGCCAAAAAGTCTTCACTGCTTGTCTATGAGGTTAACTGTGGAATATTTCAAATCTCCTTCAGTGGTCATGGAGCTTTCTCAGGCTGATAGATTTTCAGATCCCTCCTTGCATCACTATGTTATATTCTCCACTAATGTACTTGCATCATCGGTTTTAATCAACTCAACTGTCTTATGTGCAAGA GAAAATAAGAATCAGGTTTTTCATGTGCTGACTGATGGACAGAATTACTTTGCAATGAAACTGTGGTTCTTCAGAAACACTTTTAAGGAAGCCACAGTGCAAGTGTTGAATATTGAACAACTTAACTTAGAGTCTCATGATAAAGCAATTCTTATTCATATGTTCTTGCCTGTGGAGTATCGAGTTTCCTTACTCAGTGTTGATGGTCCATCAATCCATAGTAAAATGCAGTATATATCAGTTTTCTCTCATTTGCACTATCTTCTTCCTGAGATATTTCAGAGTTTAACAAAGGTTGTAGTTCTGGATGATGATGTTGTTGTTCAGAAAGACTTGTCAGCACTATGGGACATCAACATGGGAGGTAAAGTAAATGGTGCGGTGCAATCCTGCTCAGTAAGTTTAGGTCAGCTGAAGAGTTATTTGGGTGAAAACagttatgataaaaattcttgTGCTTGGATGTCTGGATTGAATATAGTTGATCTGGCCAGATGGAGAGAGCTAGATCTTACTAAAACCTACCAGAGGTTGGTAAGAGAG GTCAGCATGGGAGAGGAATCAAAGGAAGCTGTTGCTTTGCGTGGAAGTTTGCTCACCTTTCAGGACCTTGTTTATGCTCTTGATGGGGTGTGGGCATTGTCAGGACTCGGTCATGATTATGGGCTTAATATCGAAGCCATTAAGAAAGCTGCAGTTTTGCACTATAATGGAAACATGAAACCTTGGCTGGAGCTGGGAATTccaagatataaaaaattctgGAAGAAGTTTTTGAACCAAGAAGATCAGCTATTGAGTGAGTGCAATGTACATCCTTGA